Proteins co-encoded in one Sulfuricaulis limicola genomic window:
- a CDS encoding general secretion pathway protein GspB has translation MSYILDALRKSQQARQPGSAPRTGAVHNISLALPVNGWWLALGAVLLLGIVAAVLLFWRNTVANLPDPPAAPAPVTSEPVAAAPASVPVTPVPAPESSAGKTTPVADLAEQAKLPAPAPPPKKVTVARTAKKPAVNRRSETMKTAAAPPVTLVMDDTPLLQQMPQDFQRALPALAVTIHVYSHDESQRILFINNREYHKGSQIDGGIRVEDIVPDGVVLSLRGERFKLSRPR, from the coding sequence ATGTCGTATATCCTGGACGCCTTGCGAAAGTCGCAGCAGGCGCGGCAACCCGGATCGGCGCCGCGCACCGGCGCCGTGCACAATATTTCCCTGGCGCTGCCGGTCAACGGCTGGTGGCTTGCCCTGGGTGCGGTTTTATTGCTGGGGATCGTGGCGGCTGTCCTGCTGTTCTGGCGTAACACGGTCGCCAATCTGCCTGACCCGCCGGCGGCACCCGCACCCGTGACCAGCGAGCCGGTTGCGGCGGCGCCGGCAAGTGTGCCGGTGACTCCCGTACCGGCTCCGGAATCAAGCGCCGGTAAAACCACCCCCGTGGCCGATCTGGCCGAACAGGCCAAACTTCCTGCCCCTGCGCCGCCACCGAAAAAAGTCACCGTGGCGCGTACCGCGAAAAAACCTGCGGTGAATCGCCGTTCCGAGACGATGAAGACTGCCGCCGCTCCGCCCGTCACGCTCGTCATGGACGACACGCCGCTGCTGCAGCAAATGCCGCAGGATTTCCAGCGCGCCTTGCCGGCGCTGGCGGTGACCATCCATGTCTATTCGCACGACGAGTCCCAGCGGATCCTGTTCATCAATAACCGGGAATATCACAAGGGCAGCCAGATCGATGGCGGTATTCGTGTGGAAGACATCGTTCCGGATGGTGTGGTGCTGAGCTTACGGGGCGAACGCTTCAAGCTGAGCCGCCCGCGTTAG
- a CDS encoding ExeA family protein produces the protein MYLQYFGLHENPFSIPPDPHYLYLSRGHQEALAHLQYGLAEAGGFVQLTGEVGTGKTLLVRTLVERLPEGVDVALILYPVLTVAEFIAAICDELRVPHPGEQASLKQLIDALNAHLLQTHARGRRTVLIIDEAQNLSREVLEQVRLLTNLETTKQKLLQIILIGQPELAQMLAQQDLRQLAQRITARFHLVALTRKENFEYILHRCRVAGAKAILFDRKAMEQVYAASGGIPRLINVICDRALLGAYTHGRQVVDMSIVKRAAREIGQGAMPKRRFASRAPAIASALVIVLVVAAWQWWPDWTRMIVSGKNSTEAVSAEAASASPKAVSAAGAIPVATATDANAATKLVEPVSKLEASLGSAEAKTDTESAMKELFGRWGLDYSALAGATACERALNAGLHCVYQTGTWNNLREHNRPAVIELQDTSGHKHHVLVTALTADSVSLAMGGSPQEFDVQEAGRLWFGKYLLLWKPPAPGQEILRLGDRGETILWLRDALARYRGEPLVTGASDLFDKELQAQLMQFQNRHRLAADGVAGSSTLAKLQGYFPGPSPTLVADTVATEAR, from the coding sequence ATGTACCTCCAGTATTTTGGCCTGCACGAAAACCCGTTTTCCATCCCGCCTGATCCGCATTATCTCTATCTGAGCCGGGGGCATCAGGAGGCGCTGGCGCACCTGCAGTATGGCCTGGCGGAGGCCGGAGGCTTTGTGCAGCTGACCGGCGAAGTCGGGACCGGCAAGACACTGCTGGTCCGCACCCTGGTCGAGCGCTTGCCCGAAGGGGTGGACGTCGCGCTGATCCTGTATCCGGTGCTGACTGTCGCCGAGTTCATTGCCGCCATCTGCGATGAACTGCGCGTGCCGCATCCCGGCGAGCAGGCCAGCCTCAAGCAGCTGATCGACGCGCTCAACGCCCACCTGTTGCAAACCCACGCGCGTGGCCGGCGCACCGTGCTCATCATCGACGAGGCGCAGAACCTCAGCCGCGAAGTGCTGGAACAGGTGCGGCTGCTCACCAACCTCGAGACCACCAAGCAGAAACTGCTGCAAATCATACTCATCGGCCAACCCGAACTGGCCCAGATGCTGGCGCAGCAGGACCTACGCCAGCTGGCGCAGCGCATCACGGCGCGCTTTCATCTGGTGGCGCTCACGCGCAAGGAAAACTTCGAATATATTCTCCATCGTTGCCGGGTTGCCGGCGCCAAGGCGATATTGTTCGACAGAAAAGCCATGGAGCAGGTCTATGCCGCCTCCGGCGGCATTCCGCGATTGATCAACGTGATCTGCGATCGCGCCCTGCTCGGGGCTTACACGCATGGCAGGCAGGTGGTGGATATGTCCATCGTCAAGCGTGCGGCCAGGGAGATAGGGCAAGGCGCCATGCCGAAGCGGCGATTCGCTTCCCGCGCGCCGGCGATCGCGTCAGCCCTGGTTATTGTTCTGGTAGTGGCCGCCTGGCAGTGGTGGCCGGACTGGACCCGAATGATTGTGTCCGGGAAGAACAGCACCGAGGCGGTCTCCGCCGAGGCGGCTTCCGCCAGTCCCAAGGCAGTGAGCGCGGCCGGGGCGATCCCCGTCGCGACGGCCACCGATGCCAATGCCGCGACCAAGCTTGTCGAGCCTGTGTCAAAGCTTGAGGCATCCCTCGGAAGTGCAGAGGCCAAGACCGACACCGAATCGGCCATGAAGGAGCTGTTCGGGCGCTGGGGGCTGGATTACTCCGCCCTGGCCGGCGCCACTGCTTGTGAGCGCGCGCTGAACGCCGGTCTGCACTGCGTTTATCAAACCGGAACCTGGAACAACCTGCGCGAGCACAACCGGCCCGCCGTTATCGAATTGCAGGATACTTCCGGCCATAAACACCACGTGCTGGTGACGGCCCTGACGGCGGACTCGGTATCTCTGGCCATGGGCGGTTCGCCCCAGGAATTTGACGTGCAGGAGGCGGGCCGCCTCTGGTTCGGGAAATATCTGCTGCTCTGGAAACCACCGGCCCCGGGGCAGGAAATATTGCGCCTGGGCGATCGCGGCGAAACCATCCTGTGGTTGCGCGATGCGCTGGCGCGCTACCGCGGCGAGCCGCTGGTGACGGGCGCGAGCGATCTGTTCGACAAGGAACTCCAGGCTCAACTCATGCAATTCCAGAACCGCCACCGGCTCGCGGCCGATGGCGTGGCCGGTTCCAGCACGCTCGCAAAATTGCAGGGTTATTTTCCCGGGCCATCGCCCACCTTGGTTGCAGATACCGTGGCCACGGAGGCGCGCTGA
- a CDS encoding YgaP family membrane protein — translation MTERTFRIILGAVLLAALYFDWRLVIYGYIVVLTFEGITNWRIPTLVSRLQGDSAAGSACALSPGDKARINFEAERALRLVVAAFLIVSYVVFSTELWFFPWFIGFALFGAGLSGICPMVMGFRWVGFR, via the coding sequence ATGACCGAACGCACATTTCGCATCATATTAGGCGCCGTATTGCTGGCAGCGCTGTATTTTGACTGGCGGCTGGTGATCTATGGCTACATCGTGGTGCTGACTTTCGAAGGCATCACCAACTGGCGCATCCCGACTCTGGTTTCGCGCCTGCAGGGCGATTCCGCCGCCGGTTCAGCCTGTGCCCTGTCTCCGGGGGACAAGGCGCGGATCAACTTCGAGGCCGAACGCGCCCTGCGCCTGGTGGTGGCGGCGTTTCTGATTGTTAGTTATGTCGTTTTCAGCACGGAGCTCTGGTTCTTTCCCTGGTTCATCGGTTTTGCCCTGTTCGGCGCGGGCCTGAGCGGCATCTGTCCCATGGTGATGGGCTTCCGTTGGGTCGGCTTCAGATGA